In Erigeron canadensis isolate Cc75 chromosome 1, C_canadensis_v1, whole genome shotgun sequence, a single window of DNA contains:
- the LOC122611051 gene encoding NAC domain-containing protein 78-like: protein MASSSLIPGFRFHPTDIELVMYYLKRKILGKKFIVNAVAEVNIYDFSPWDLPDKSSLKSRDLEWFFFVPKLKKYSNGSRFNRATESGFWKATGKDRQVKYHERIVATIKTLVFHLWKAGVGERTNWVMHEYKMEDEQLANAGVIQDMYVLCKVFEKSGSGPKVGAQYGAPFYEEEWNDDIASYSGSQAVVDPAGATNTMDYKQNGMAAVNMTVPQCTHGRFITEPGSSAVTYSENEAINTLICKEKGPATVDMNVSVTEPGSSSVTFSENWRRQSVAGDDLMLLEEIASILGVSLKDFNDNNVNEMVDAANTEEGKNIAPSEDSFYDDLVKLIDLDELNEGSNNFKTDGTEGTTNKISTTDDLDAGLRWFYVD from the exons ATGGCAAGTTCATCCCTTATTCCGGGATTTCGTTTTCACCCGACTGACATTGAGTTGGTCATGTACTACCTCAAGAGGAAAATATTGGGGaaaaaatttatagttaatGCAGTGGCAGAAGTGAACATATATGATTTCAGTCCATGGGACCTTCCAG ATAAATCCTCCTTGAAAAGTCGAGACTTGGAGTGGTTCTTCTTTGTTCCGAAATTAAAAAAGTATTCTAATGGGTCAAGATTCAATCGTGCAACTGAAAGTGGATTCTGGAAAGCAACTGGGAAAGACAGGCAGGTTAAATATCATGAGAGAATAGTAGCAACAATAAAGACATTGGTTTTTCATCTATGGAAGGCAGGAGTTGGCGAAAGAACAAATTGGGTAATGCATGAGTATAAGATGGAAGATGAGCAGTTGGCTAATGCAGGAGTCATCCAG GATATGTATGTGCTATGTAAGGTTTTTGAGAAGAGTGGTTCTGGGCCTAAAGTTGGTGCTCAGTATGGCGCGCCGTTTTATGAAGAAGAGTGGAATGATGATATCGCTAGCTATTCCGGATCTCAAGCCGTTGTAGATCCAGCTGGGGCTACAAACACAATGGATTATAAGCAGAATGGTATGGCTGCAGTGAACATGACTGTGCCTCAATGTACACATGGCCGGTTTATAACGGAACCAGGTTCATCTGCTGTGACATATTCTGAAAATGAGGCTATTAACACCTTGATTTGCAAGGAGAAAGGTCCAGCTACAGTGGACATGAATGTGTCCGTAACTGAACCAGGCTCGTCTAGCGTCACGTTTTCAGAAAATTGGAGACGTCAGTCCGTTGCAGGTGATGATCTAATGCTATTAGAAGAAATTGCTTCAATCTTGGGGGTCTCTCTTAAAGACTTCAATGACAACAATGTTAATGAG ATGGTTGACGCTGCCAACACAGAGGAAGGCAAGAACATAGCACCTAGTGAAGATAGTTTTTATGATGATTTGGTGAAACTCATTGATTTAGACGAATTAAATGAAGGGTCAAACAATTTCAAGACTGATGGAACTGAGGGCACTACCAACAAAATTTCCACAACTGATGATCTCGATGCGGGTTTGCGATGGTTCTATGTTGATTGA
- the LOC122601652 gene encoding ERAD-associated E3 ubiquitin-protein ligase HRD1B-like, with product MMRLQTYAGLSVVATLAVIYHAFSSRGQFYPATVYLSTSKVCLVLLLNMGLVIMCIMWQLTKRIFLGSLREAEVERLNEQSWREVMEILFAITIFRQDFSVMFLAMVTALLLIKSLHWLAQKRVEYIETTPTVPTLSHIRIVSFMGFLLLLDCLFLYNSVKYLIQTRQASVSLFFSFEYTILATTTMSTFVKYVFYVSDMLMEGQWEKKAVYTFYLELIRDLIHLSLYLCFFLVIFVNYGVPLHLIRELYETFRNFKLRIADYIRYRKITSNMNDRFPDATSEELNASDATCIICREEMTTAKKLVCGHLFHVHCLRSWLERQHTCPICRALVIPNEGGTSTTSSRAGAHRQGTNSANASSHERTGDGAGSGNISSHQKRVQAAASAASIYQKSFVYPSPGSLTWSSGYAVHPNKSPLGANINNVASSGEHDDSTLNNPANFPSFQFPQTGFVPIQVPGASPNPEDGWSTNLQMSVSQLEAQKKKIQHQIEVLQDQLQRLQNPATEKSTVAESSSSSSTSSWEMDLPTASDSKGKAVLTSSLSIPGGDQNQHGMDDKRDDVNNSPL from the exons ATGATGAGGCTGCAGACGTATGCGGGACTCAGCGTGGTTGCCACGCTAGCcgttatatatcatgcttttagTAGTAGAGGACAGTTTTACCCAGCAACAGTTTACTTATCCACTTCCAAAGTCTGTTTAGTGCTTCTTCTCAACATGGGTTTAGTGATCATGTGCATTATGTGGCAGCTGACAAAACGGATTTTTCTAGGTTCTCTGCGTGAAGCGGAGGTTGAAAGATTGAATGAGCAATCTTGGCGAGAAGTTATGGAAATTCTTTTTGCTATAACTATATTCCGGCAGGATTTCTCTGTTATGTTTCTTGCTATGGTTACTGCTCTTTTACTGATTAAGTCTTTGCATTGGTTGGCACAAAAGAGAGTTGAATATATTGAAACTACTCCAACTGTGCCTACGTTGTCTCATATTCGGATTGTTTCGTTCATGGGATTCCTTCTTCTTCTAGACTGCCTATTTTTGTACAACTCAGTCAAGTACTTGATACAAACGCGTCAAGCTTCGGTTTCCCTGTTCTTTTCATTTGA GTACACGATATTGGCTACAACGACAATGTCAACATTTGTCAAATACGTTTTCTATGTCAGTGACATGCTTATGGAAGGACAGTGGGAGAAAAAGGCCGTGTACACGTTTTATTTGGAGCTTATTCGTGACTTGATACACTTATCCTTGTATTTGTGTTTTTTCCTCGTAATTTTTGT GAACTATGGCGTGCCTCTGCACTTGATCCGGGAGCTTTATGAGACATTCAGAAACTTTAAGCTGCGAATTGCTGATTACATCCGTTATCGGAAGATAACATCCAATATGAATGATCGATTTCCAGATGCAACATCCGAAGAGTTGAATGC AAGTGACGCGACTTGCATTATCTGTAGAGAGGAGATGACTACAGCAAAGAAACTAGTCTGTGGTCATCTTTTCCATGTGCACTGCCTCCGTTCATGGTTAGAACGACAACATACATGCCCCATTTGTAGAGCACTTGTTATACCAAATGAGGGCGGGACAAGCACAACAAGTTCACGAGCTGGAGCTCATCGTCAAG GAACAAACTCGGCAAATGCTTCGTCTCATGAACGGACTGGTGATGGTGCTGGAAGTGGGAATATCAGCAGTCATCAAAAGCGAGTTCAAGCTGCTGCATCAGCTGCTTCcatttatcaaaaatcttttgTTTACCCATCACCAGGCTCTTTAACATG GTCATCTGGATATGCTGTACATCCCAACAAATCCCCACTCGGGGCCAACATAAATAATGTGGCCTCTTCTGGCGAGCATGATGACTCAACTTTGAATAATCCGGCGAACTTCCCATCTTTTCAGTTCCCACAAACAGGCTTTGTGCCAATTCAAGTTCCAGGTGCAAGCCCTAACCCGGAGGATGGATGGAGCACCAATCTCCAGATGTCAGTCTCTCAATTGGAGgcccagaaaaaaaaaattcagcaTCAGATTGAG GTTTTGCAAGATCAGCTTCAACGTTTACAGAATCCAGCAACCGAGAAAAGCACAGTTGCAGaaagcagcagcagcagtagcACTAGTAGTTGGGAGATGGATCTGCCTACTGCTTCTGACAGCAAAGGGAAGGCGGTTTTAACATCATCTTTGTCGATTCCGGGCGGTGACCAAAATCAACATGGGATGGATGATAAACGAGATGATGTGAACAATTCACCATTGTAG
- the LOC122601670 gene encoding D-xylose-proton symporter-like 2 gives MASPPPLPTSDPEHHHHTFSSIGKAGKSSGEIEGMDLPLLNNGHRQSNNYSVAAAILPFLFPALGGLLYGYDIGATSSATINIKSAVSSGVSWYDLSSVQIGLITSGSLYGALIGSIMAFNVADFLGRRRELMVSAASYIIGALITTLAPSFAIMVIGRFIYGIGIGLAMHAAPMYIAETAACEIRGRLISLKEFFIVTGMVLGYVVGSVLVDVNAGWRYMYATATPFAVIMGIGMWWLPASPRWILLRAIQGKGNMQDLQEYAIYCLRRLRGEAINNSATQEVEEILVELSYISEEGEATFGEMFQGKCLKALVIGAGIVLFQQITGQPSVLYYAASIFQTAGFSAASDATKASIFLGLIKLIMTGVAVLIVDKLGRRPLLLGGVSGMVVSLFLMGSFYTYLGNVPAVAVAALLLYVGCYQISFGPIGWLMISEIFPLRLRGRGLSLAVLVNFSANALVAFSFSPLETLLGAGILFFIFGGIAVASLVFIYFIVPETKGLTLEEIEAKLL, from the exons ATGGCTTCTCCACCACCTCTACCAACCTCCGATCCCGAACATCACCACCATACTTTCTCATCTATCGGCaag gcagGAAAATCATCAGGTGAAATCGAAGGTATGGATTTGCCCTTATTAAATAACGGTCATCGTCAATCCAATAATTACTCCGTTGCTGCTGCTATTCTTCC ATTTCTATTTCCCGCTCTTGGAGGCCTATTGTATGGCTATGATATCGGTGCCACCTCTTCTGCTACTATTAATATAAAG TCAGCTGTCTCTAGCGGTGTCTCATGGTACGATTTGTCCTCCGTGCAAATTGGTCTCATC ACTAGTGGTTCACTATATGGGGCCTTGATTGGTTCTATAATGGCATTTAATGTTGCTGACTTTCTAG GAAGAAGGAGAGAGCTGATGGTTTCAGCTGCATCATATATTATTGGTGCTTTGATAACAACACTTGCACCCAGTTTTGCGATTATGGTGATTGGCCGCTTTATATATGGTATAGGAATTGGACTG GCAATGCATGCTGCTCCGATGTACATTGCGGAGACAGCTGCTTGTGAGATACGAGGTCGATTGATATCCCTCAAAGAATTCTTCATTGTAACGGGAATGGTG TTAGGTTATGTGGTTGGTAGCGTCTTGGTTGATGTAAATGCTGGTTGGCGGTATATGTATGCAACTGCAACTCCTTTTGCGGTAATTATGGGTATTGGGATGTGGTGGCTACCTGCTTCACCAAGATGGATTCTCCTACGAGCAATTCAGGGAAAAGGCAATATGCAAGATTTACAGGAATACGCCATCTACTGCTTACGCAGGCTTAGAGGTGAAGCCATTAATAACTCTGCGACTCAAGAAGTCGAGGAGATTCTGGTTGAACTGTCTTATATCAGTGAGGAAGGCGAAGCTACCTTTGGGGAGATGTTTCAGGGAAAATGTTTGAAGGCCCTGGTTATTGGTGCGGGTATAGTCTTGTTCCAGCAGATAACTGGTCAACCTAGCGTACTTTACTATGCTGCATCTATTTTCCAG actGCAGGGTTTTCTGCTGCATCGGATGCTACGAAAGCATCTATTTTTCTTGGCTTGATAAAG TTAATCATGACTGGTGTAGCTGTTTTGATTGTTGACAAACTTGGGAGGAGACCCTTGCTTTTAGGGGGCGTTTCTGGCATG GTAGTCTCATTGTTTCTCATGGGGTCATTTTACACTTACCTCGGTAATGTGCCTGCAGTAGCTGTTGCTGCATTGCTGTTATATGTTGGATGTTATCAG ATATCTTTCGGTCCTATTGGCTGGTTAATGATTTCTGAGATCTTCCCTTTACGCTTACGAGGGCGTGGATTAAGTTTAGCAGTCCTTGTAAATTTTTCCGCCAATGCACTTGTTGCATTTTCCTTTTCTCCATTAGAG ACACTGCTTGGGGCTGGAATACTTTTCTTTATCTTTGGAGGCATTGCAGTGGCATCTCTTGTTTTCATCTACTTCATTGTACCAGAAACAAAAGGGCTCACTTTAGAGGAGATCGAGGCTAAACTCCTATGA
- the LOC122601663 gene encoding berberine bridge enzyme-like 15 — protein sequence MAYFSRLYVFLLLIALIPNICSSNAIQDSLLQCLSIDESLAQLPNIIITPNNPSFTPILNSTALNLRCIAPYMAKPELILTALHEAHIQSAVICAKKLGVQLRVRSGGHDYEGLSYTSVMDPPYVVIDLAKMRGINVDIEDGSVWVEAGATVGELYYRIAEKSKTRAVPAGLCTSLGIGGHITGGAYGSMMRKYGLAADNALDAKIIDANGRILDRKAMGEDVFWAIRGGGGASFGILVSWKLKLVPVPETVTVFNVQKTLEQGATKILYKWQQVADKLDEDLFIRVMIQTSNIPNDTRRTISTTYNALFLGEVSRLQEIMKQSFPELGLKKEDCIEMSWLESVLFIAGYPRSVPTSVLLAGKPAFLSYFKAKSDFVKDPIPEKGLEGMWERFLAEDSPFMIWNPYGGMMSKISESAIPFPHRNVLFKIQYLTSWIGPDKEVMNKHVDWIRKLYNYMTQYVSMFPRQAYVNYRDLDLGMNDKNGGDTSFVKASSWGTKYFKDNFNRLVKIKTEFDPDNFFKHEQSIPVLPLKSELKDEL from the coding sequence ATGGCTTATTTTTCAAGACTTTATGTGTTTCTACTATTGATAGCATTAATTCccaacatttgttcttcaaATGCAATTCAAGATAGCCTCCTTCAATGCCTTTCCATTGATGAATCTTTAGCTCAACTCCCTAACATTATTATCACCCCAAACAACCCCTCTTTCACACCCATTTTGAATTCCACCGCCTTAAATCTCCGGTGTATTGCTCCATATATGGCAAAACCTGAGCTTATATTGACTGCATTACACGAAGCCCACATCCAAAGTGCGGTGATTTGCGCTAAAAAGCTTGGGGTTCAGCTTCGGGTCAGAAGTGGAGGTCATGATTATGAAGGGTTATCTTATACCTCTGTTATGGACCCTCCTTATGTTGTTATTGACTTAGCCAAAATGCGTGGCATTAATGTTGATATTGAGGATGGTTCGGTTTGGGTTGAAGCCGGTGCAACCGTTGGTGAGCTATACTACCGAATTGCAGAGAAAAGCAAGACTCGTGCTGTTCCTGCAGGGCTATGTACTAGCCTTGGCATAGGCGGACACATCACGGGTGGTGCATATGGATCCATGATGAGGAAATATGGGCTTGCAGCCGATAATGCACTTGATGCAAAGATCATTGATGCAAATGGTCGAATACTGGATCGGAAAGCCATGGGAGAGGATGTCTTTTGGGCTATccgtggtggtggtggggccAGTTTTGGAATTTTAGTTTCTTGGAAACTAAAACTCGTACCTGTCCCTGAAACCGTCAcagtttttaatgttcaaaaGACATTAGAACAAGGTGCCACCAAGATTCTTTACAAGTGGCAACAAGTTGCTGACAAACTTGATGAAGATCTTTTCATTAGAGTCATGATTCAAACCTCAAATATACCGAATGATACTCGAAGAACCATAAGTACCACTTACAATGCACTATTTCTTGGAGAAGTATCCAGACTTCAAGAAATCATGAAACAAAGTTTCCCTGAATTGGGTCTCAAAAAAGAAGATTGCATTGAAATGAGTTGGTTAGAATCTGTTTTGTTCATTGCAGGCTATCCAAGAAGCGTTCCAACGAGTGTCCTACTTGCTGGAAAACCGGCTTTCTTGAGCTACTTCAAGGCAAAATCAGATTTTGTTAAAGACCCAATTCCGGAAAAGGGTTTAGAAGGAATGTGGGAAAGATTCCTGGCAGAAGATAGCCCATTTATGATATGGAATCCATATGGAGGAATGATGAGCAAGATTTCGGAATCTGCAATTCCATTTCCTCATAGAAATGTACTTTTCAAGATTCAATATTTGACAAGCTGGATAGGGCCTGATAAAGAAGTGATGAACAAGCATGTTGATTGGATTAGGAAGCTTTATAACTACATGACTCAATATGTTTCAATGTTTCCAAGACAAGCTTATGTGAATTATAGAGATCTTGATCTTGGAATGAATGACAAAAATGGTGGTGACACTAGTTTTGTAAAGGCAAGTTCATGGGGAACAAAGTATTTCAAGGACAACTTCAATAGGTTGGTTAAGATCAAGACTGAGTTTGATCCTGATAACTTCTTTAAACATGAACAAAGCATTCCAGTTTTACCCTTGAAAAGTGAGCTCAAAGATGAATTGTGA
- the LOC122601681 gene encoding photosynthetic NDH subunit of subcomplex B 3, chloroplastic, whose amino-acid sequence MSFAVNLSPVTLRLPEISSGKDTSGKHMICSYRKRPILSFATSNSTAESPPPEIELEFLGPKPGGDGKYPVDRASVVSGEKLLRTIMADNKLELYGTYGKLMNCGGGGSCGTCMVEVVEGKELLNERTNTELKYLKKKPESWRLACQTIVGNKENSGKVVIQRLPQQKK is encoded by the exons atgTCATTCGCCGTAAATCTTTCTCCGGTCACCCTCCGATTACCGGAAATTAGCTCCGGAAAAGATACTTCCGGAAAACACATGATATGTTCTTACAGAAAGAGACCCATTTTGTCATTTGCCACAAGCAACTCCACTGCAGAATCACCACCACCGGAAATTGAGCTTGAATTTCTTGGG CCAAAGCCTGGTGGAGATGGGAAGTATCCAGTGGATAGAGCGTCAGTGGTGAGCGGAGAGAAGCTTTTGAGGACTATTATGGCGGATAACAAACTTGAGCTTTACGGGacgtat GGAAAACTGATGAATTGTGGGGGTGGTGGAAGTTGCGGCACTTGTATGGTTGAG GTTGTAGAAGGAAAGGAGCTTTTAAATGAGAGAACAAATACCGAACTGAAATACTTGAAGAAG AAACCTGAGTCATGGAGGTTGGCGTGCCAGACCATAGTTGGAAACAAAGAAAACTCTGGCAAG GTAGTGATTCAGAGGCTACCTCAACAAAAGAAGTGA